A window of Sutcliffiella cohnii contains these coding sequences:
- a CDS encoding alpha/beta fold hydrolase produces the protein MKLSNGMYDEVDSGIELYVQEEGDGQPIVFIPGFTFSSNVFAEQVRHFSKTHRAIVIDPRSHGRSTITVHGNDYVTHGEDLQKVLKALKVENPILVGWSFGCLTVWEYIRQFGTDNIHSLVFIDMPPKSLSIKQDKDWVEGPLDDLAAAYTNFLRNSKGQREFIASYASNVMVQRELTEDEFAWIIDESLNTPYYIAQNLFASGLFSDYRKQAKESSESVPTLYVIAEHWAKTATNYLTTLTPKATVKVLGGHFMFWEYSKEFIAFVEQFLGGKK, from the coding sequence ATGAAACTTAGTAACGGAATGTATGATGAAGTCGACTCAGGAATTGAATTGTATGTTCAGGAAGAAGGAGATGGACAACCTATTGTATTTATTCCAGGGTTTACATTTAGTTCTAACGTCTTCGCGGAGCAAGTACGTCATTTTTCGAAAACTCATCGGGCAATCGTTATTGATCCGAGAAGCCATGGGCGTTCTACAATAACAGTTCATGGAAACGACTACGTTACACACGGAGAAGATTTACAAAAGGTATTGAAGGCACTAAAGGTAGAAAATCCTATACTTGTTGGTTGGTCTTTCGGTTGTTTAACCGTATGGGAATACATTCGCCAATTTGGGACTGATAATATCCATTCGCTCGTTTTTATTGACATGCCACCGAAATCTTTATCGATAAAGCAAGACAAAGATTGGGTAGAAGGTCCTCTCGATGATTTAGCCGCAGCCTATACAAACTTTCTCAGAAATTCGAAAGGTCAGCGTGAATTTATTGCTTCGTATGCAAGTAATGTTATGGTCCAACGCGAGTTAACCGAGGATGAATTTGCTTGGATTATTGATGAATCATTGAACACTCCGTACTATATTGCCCAAAACTTATTCGCTTCGGGACTTTTCTCTGACTATCGTAAGCAAGCTAAGGAAAGCAGTGAATCTGTCCCTACTCTTTATGTTATTGCGGAGCATTGGGCAAAAACAGCCACTAATTACTTAACCACTCTCACTCCAAAAGCTACGGTCAAAGTTTTAGGTGGGCATTTTATGTTTTGGGAGTACAGTAAGGAATTTATTGCTTTCGTTGAACAGTTTTTAGGAGGTAAAAAGTAA
- a CDS encoding helix-turn-helix transcriptional regulator produces the protein MKNRIKELRKTKKMTQEDLSKRVGVSRQSIIAIELGKYNPSIELAYNISKAFDCTIEEVFIFDEGGEG, from the coding sequence ATGAAAAATCGGATAAAGGAATTGCGCAAAACAAAAAAGATGACGCAAGAAGATTTGTCCAAGAGGGTTGGTGTCTCTAGACAATCAATCATTGCTATTGAATTAGGAAAATATAATCCATCCATTGAACTAGCATATAACATTTCAAAGGCATTTGATTGCACAATTGAAGAGGTATTTATCTTTGATGAAGGAGGAGAAGGGTAA
- a CDS encoding beta-glucosidase family protein: protein MNRKETIQQLIQELTLEEKAGLCSGLDFWNTKPVERLGIPSVMVTDGPHGLRKQKQGADHLGLFDSVPATCFPSAAGLAGSWDRDLINKVGVALGEECQAEDVAVLLGPGANIKRSPLCGRNFEYFSEDPYLSSELAASHINGVQSQGVGTSLKHFAANNQEHRRMSTDAVVDERTLREIYFASFEGAVKKAQPWTVMCSYNQVNGEFASENKTLLTDILKKQWGHEGFVVSDWGAVNERAHALEAGLELEMPSSNGEGDKKIVEAVKNGSLSEEVLNDAVERLLTIIFRSVDEKKENATYDKEAHHALARQVASESMVLLKNEEEILPLKKEGKIAVLGAFAKQSRYQGGGSSHVVPTKLDNVFEEMEILAGKADVFYAEGYKLDSDDINEQLILEAKDLAIQSDVAVVFAGLPDRYESEGYDRTHLHIPANHQRLIEAVSEVQPNVIVVLSNGAPIEMPWLGNVKGLLEGYLGGQAFGGAVADVLFGEVNPSGKLAETFPQKLSHNPSHLNFPGEGDKVEYKEGIFVGYRYYDTKEIEPLFPFGYGLSYTTFDYTAISVDKKELTDEETVDVYVTVKNSGTVAGKEVVQLYVRDVETSVIRPSKELKGFEKVSLKAGEETTITFTLDKRAFAYYNVQLKDWHVETGVFEILVGKSSTDIVLSEEVNVGSTVSLPVSFSRTSTIGDIMVHPHAGPVLQEALAEINKNSPMMEAVEADQSEMMAAMMKYMPLRTLVSFNESFTEEMLTNLLKKLNDAVSQVVAH, encoded by the coding sequence ATGAATCGTAAAGAGACTATCCAACAACTTATCCAAGAATTAACGTTAGAAGAAAAAGCAGGGTTATGCTCTGGCTTAGACTTTTGGAATACAAAACCAGTGGAACGATTAGGAATACCTTCCGTAATGGTTACGGATGGACCACATGGATTACGAAAACAAAAACAAGGTGCTGATCATCTTGGACTTTTTGATAGTGTTCCAGCAACATGTTTTCCTTCTGCAGCGGGATTAGCAGGATCTTGGGATAGAGACCTTATTAACAAAGTAGGAGTAGCCTTAGGGGAAGAGTGCCAAGCAGAAGATGTGGCGGTACTTCTTGGACCAGGTGCTAACATTAAACGTTCTCCATTATGTGGACGTAACTTCGAATATTTTTCCGAGGATCCTTATCTTTCATCTGAGCTTGCAGCAAGTCACATTAATGGGGTACAAAGTCAAGGTGTCGGTACCTCCTTAAAGCACTTTGCCGCAAACAATCAAGAGCACCGTAGAATGTCAACTGATGCAGTAGTCGATGAGCGAACGCTTCGAGAAATTTACTTTGCTAGCTTTGAAGGTGCTGTGAAAAAAGCACAACCGTGGACGGTAATGTGTTCTTATAACCAAGTAAATGGAGAATTCGCCTCTGAAAATAAAACATTATTAACTGATATTTTGAAAAAACAGTGGGGACATGAAGGCTTTGTCGTGTCTGATTGGGGAGCTGTAAATGAAAGGGCCCACGCTTTAGAAGCAGGCTTGGAGCTAGAAATGCCTTCTAGTAATGGGGAAGGAGACAAAAAAATCGTCGAAGCGGTGAAAAACGGCAGTTTATCAGAAGAGGTTCTTAACGACGCAGTAGAAAGACTGCTAACGATTATTTTTAGATCGGTAGACGAGAAAAAGGAAAATGCAACATATGACAAAGAAGCTCATCACGCTCTAGCTAGACAAGTGGCTAGTGAAAGCATGGTACTTCTCAAAAACGAAGAGGAAATCCTTCCACTGAAAAAAGAAGGGAAGATTGCAGTACTTGGTGCATTTGCAAAACAGTCTAGATACCAAGGTGGAGGAAGCTCTCACGTCGTTCCTACTAAACTAGATAATGTGTTTGAGGAAATGGAGATATTAGCTGGAAAAGCGGATGTGTTTTATGCGGAAGGGTATAAGTTAGACTCAGACGACATTAATGAGCAGCTAATTTTAGAGGCGAAAGATCTTGCTATTCAGTCTGATGTAGCGGTAGTATTTGCTGGACTTCCAGATCGTTACGAATCAGAAGGTTATGACCGTACACATTTACACATTCCTGCGAATCATCAACGACTTATTGAAGCAGTTTCTGAAGTACAACCGAATGTCATTGTCGTTTTAAGTAATGGTGCGCCAATTGAGATGCCTTGGTTAGGGAATGTAAAAGGGTTGCTTGAAGGATATCTAGGAGGACAAGCATTTGGTGGGGCTGTAGCAGATGTTCTATTCGGAGAAGTAAATCCATCTGGTAAATTAGCGGAAACATTCCCGCAAAAACTTAGTCATAATCCATCTCACCTTAACTTCCCAGGAGAAGGTGACAAAGTAGAGTACAAAGAAGGAATTTTTGTTGGCTATCGCTATTACGATACGAAGGAAATTGAACCGTTATTCCCATTCGGTTACGGCTTAAGCTATACTACTTTTGATTATACGGCTATTTCAGTCGATAAAAAGGAATTAACAGACGAAGAAACAGTAGATGTTTATGTAACGGTGAAAAATAGTGGCACTGTTGCCGGTAAAGAAGTCGTTCAGCTATATGTACGCGATGTAGAAACAAGCGTTATTCGACCATCAAAAGAATTAAAAGGATTCGAAAAAGTTTCGCTGAAAGCAGGTGAAGAAACGACTATTACGTTTACCCTTGATAAACGCGCCTTTGCTTACTATAACGTTCAATTAAAGGATTGGCATGTGGAAACGGGTGTATTTGAGATTTTAGTAGGGAAATCCTCTACGGATATTGTGTTATCAGAAGAAGTGAATGTAGGATCTACTGTTTCCTTACCAGTTAGTTTCTCTAGAACATCAACGATAGGGGATATTATGGTTCATCCTCATGCTGGGCCAGTATTACAGGAAGCACTTGCTGAAATCAACAAAAATAGTCCTATGATGGAAGCAGTGGAAGCGGATCAATCAGAGATGATGGCGGCAATGATGAAATATATGCCACTTCGAACGCTCGTATCTTTCAATGAATCTTTCACAGAAGAAATGCTCACTAATTTACTAAAAAAATTAAACGATGCCGTTTCTCAAGTTGTAGCTCACTAA
- the speB gene encoding agmatinase → MSKKYSPVNSQESPRFSGIKTFMRLPHVKTEENIDFAVVGVPFDTGGSFAVGTRFGPEAVRSMSSLLRPYNPSLSVDIFEHCSGVDYGDLVVNPGYIEDSYKLIEEQLNLLLKNDVVPIMIGGDHSISLPILRAMADRYGPVSLVHFDSHSDTWDSYFGRKYTHGTVFRRAVEENLVNSEKSIQIGMRGSLYNPDDISDAENLGYQVIPTTSLKKITADQLGEIIHERVGNNPVYVSFDIDFLDPAYAPGTGTPEIGGFTTFEAQEFVRQLNGLNLIGFDCVEVLPDRDITRVTSIAAANICYEFISLVASNKRGNIPVPNKSNYTF, encoded by the coding sequence ATGAGTAAAAAATATTCACCTGTAAATTCCCAGGAATCTCCACGTTTTAGTGGTATAAAAACATTTATGAGGTTACCTCATGTAAAAACTGAAGAAAATATAGATTTTGCGGTTGTTGGAGTCCCTTTTGACACTGGTGGAAGTTTCGCAGTAGGAACTAGATTTGGACCAGAAGCAGTTCGTTCAATGTCTTCTTTGTTAAGACCTTATAATCCAAGCTTGTCAGTGGATATATTTGAACATTGCTCAGGGGTAGATTACGGAGACCTTGTAGTTAACCCTGGATATATTGAGGACTCTTATAAGTTAATAGAAGAACAACTTAATCTTCTGTTAAAAAATGATGTTGTTCCGATAATGATTGGTGGAGACCATTCAATATCCTTGCCTATTTTGAGGGCGATGGCGGATAGATATGGCCCAGTAAGTCTAGTACACTTTGATTCGCATAGTGATACATGGGATTCGTATTTTGGTAGAAAGTATACTCACGGTACTGTGTTTCGAAGAGCTGTAGAGGAGAACTTAGTGAATTCAGAAAAGTCTATTCAAATCGGAATGAGAGGTAGTTTGTATAATCCAGATGACATCTCTGATGCTGAGAATTTAGGATATCAGGTCATACCAACTACTTCCTTAAAAAAGATTACTGCGGATCAATTAGGAGAAATTATACACGAAAGAGTGGGGAATAATCCTGTCTATGTAAGCTTTGATATAGACTTCCTTGATCCTGCATATGCACCAGGTACTGGTACTCCCGAAATAGGAGGGTTTACAACTTTTGAAGCTCAGGAGTTTGTTAGACAGTTGAATGGATTAAACTTAATAGGATTTGATTGTGTAGAAGTTTTACCGGACAGAGACATTACTAGAGTAACAAGTATTGCTGCTGCAAATATTTGTTACGAATTTATCTCCCTAGTTGCTTCAAATAAACGAGGAAATATACCAGTACCCAATAAGTCGAATTATACTTTCTAA
- a CDS encoding cysteine-rich CWC family protein: MAKKLNKQKECPICSGMNNCNKNGDCWCGYEFFPKEIFDLIQEYQLGKSCICKDCLDQFKSDNNFKIRVNTRE, from the coding sequence TTGGCAAAAAAACTTAATAAACAAAAAGAATGTCCAATTTGTAGCGGAATGAATAACTGTAATAAAAACGGAGATTGCTGGTGTGGTTATGAATTTTTTCCGAAAGAAATTTTTGATCTTATCCAAGAATATCAATTAGGGAAATCTTGCATTTGTAAGGACTGTTTGGATCAATTTAAGTCGGATAATAATTTTAAAATTCGAGTGAACACAAGGGAATAA
- a CDS encoding ATP-dependent DNA helicase yields the protein MKINISVRSLVEYVFRSGSIETGFRTATTMTEGTKAHQKIQKTYGENDQKEVYVQTEFLYEDIVIQVDGRCDGLLVQEDGSVVIDEIKSTAHSLDYMTETSHPVHWAQAIFYGFIYAKDNELDSITIQLTYFQVHTEVKKQFQRSMSFKELTAYVEEVIITYGKYAKARKIHLTKRNETSKQLVFPFQEYRAGQRQLAGAVYKSIVDQKNLFARASTGIGKTISTIFPSIKAIGEEHVERIFYLTARTITRTAAEEAFQRLIDLGLHINVVTLTAKDKICFQEEMNCSKEHCPFSEGYYDRINEAVLDILTNEKLITRTIIEAYARKHSVCPFEYSLDVAYSADVVICDYNYIFDPKVSLKRLWDEQKKKTVLLIDEAHNLVDRGREMFSSSINKASFLQIKRDYTKMNDTLSKAAKLVNDYLLSVKKKETFQIKELDEEVVQLLETFIEEAEMVLIQQSDGNEILLETYFAAQSFVKISKLYDERFVTYVEVNKSEVTMKLFCLDPSELLQKTRKSFRSTIFFSATLSPTDYYQNLLGGRSEDYVMSIPSPFPRENAEIIIQPLSTKYHDRERTMGPMIQFMLEILSNRAGNFLVFFPSYAYMRAVYEQFIVTAPDVPTIIQDVGMSESERERFLESFQADNVERLVGFAVLGGIFSEGVDLVGERLQGVIIVGVGLPQIGVERDIIKDYFQFIGKNGFDYAYVYPGMNKVLQAGGRLIRSDSDTGTILLIDDRFLQRKYQSLLPLEWQHYTVRRT from the coding sequence ATGAAAATTAATATTTCAGTAAGAAGTTTAGTAGAGTATGTATTCCGATCTGGCAGCATCGAGACTGGTTTCCGTACTGCAACTACTATGACAGAGGGTACGAAAGCCCATCAAAAAATACAGAAAACATACGGTGAAAATGACCAAAAAGAAGTGTATGTGCAAACCGAATTTCTTTATGAAGATATTGTCATTCAAGTAGACGGGCGGTGTGACGGGTTACTCGTTCAAGAAGACGGTTCTGTCGTTATTGATGAAATAAAGTCAACCGCCCATTCTCTTGATTACATGACGGAAACTTCTCACCCTGTTCATTGGGCACAAGCAATATTTTATGGATTTATTTATGCAAAAGACAATGAGCTAGACTCCATTACGATACAATTAACGTATTTTCAAGTTCATACAGAAGTAAAGAAGCAGTTTCAACGTAGCATGTCGTTCAAAGAGCTCACCGCTTATGTCGAAGAAGTCATCATTACTTATGGAAAATATGCGAAAGCACGAAAAATTCATCTAACAAAGCGAAATGAAACGAGTAAACAATTAGTTTTCCCCTTTCAAGAATACCGAGCAGGGCAGCGGCAGCTAGCTGGGGCTGTTTATAAATCTATCGTTGATCAGAAAAACTTATTTGCAAGAGCATCTACCGGGATAGGAAAAACAATATCAACTATATTCCCGTCTATAAAGGCAATTGGCGAAGAACATGTTGAGCGCATTTTCTACTTAACAGCGAGAACTATTACTAGAACGGCTGCAGAAGAAGCGTTCCAGCGCTTAATAGATTTAGGTTTACATATAAATGTCGTAACATTAACAGCAAAGGATAAAATATGCTTTCAAGAAGAAATGAACTGTTCGAAGGAGCATTGCCCTTTTTCAGAGGGGTATTATGATAGAATAAATGAGGCAGTTTTAGATATTTTAACCAATGAAAAGTTAATTACACGAACAATAATAGAAGCATACGCTCGAAAACATTCCGTTTGTCCCTTTGAATATTCACTGGATGTAGCCTATTCTGCCGATGTGGTCATTTGTGATTATAATTATATATTCGATCCGAAAGTTTCCTTAAAAAGACTGTGGGATGAACAGAAGAAAAAAACGGTTTTACTTATTGATGAAGCTCATAATTTAGTGGATAGAGGCCGCGAGATGTTTTCCTCTAGTATAAACAAAGCTAGTTTTCTTCAAATAAAAAGAGATTACACTAAGATGAATGACACACTCTCGAAAGCAGCGAAATTAGTAAACGATTATTTATTGTCGGTAAAAAAGAAGGAAACATTTCAAATAAAAGAATTAGATGAAGAAGTTGTTCAGCTGTTAGAAACGTTTATCGAGGAAGCGGAAATGGTGTTAATTCAACAAAGTGACGGGAATGAAATACTGTTAGAAACCTATTTCGCTGCTCAATCGTTTGTGAAAATTTCGAAGCTTTATGATGAACGGTTTGTTACGTATGTAGAAGTAAATAAAAGTGAAGTGACGATGAAGCTGTTTTGTTTAGATCCATCCGAACTTCTACAAAAAACGAGAAAAAGCTTCCGTTCCACTATTTTCTTTTCTGCTACCTTATCACCAACAGACTATTACCAAAACTTATTAGGTGGAAGGTCGGAAGATTACGTTATGAGCATCCCTTCCCCATTTCCACGGGAAAATGCAGAAATAATTATACAGCCACTATCTACAAAGTACCACGATCGAGAGCGAACGATGGGTCCGATGATACAGTTTATGTTAGAGATATTATCTAATAGGGCCGGCAATTTTTTAGTTTTCTTCCCTTCATATGCGTATATGAGGGCAGTTTATGAACAGTTTATAGTAACAGCTCCTGATGTTCCTACTATTATACAAGATGTAGGTATGTCCGAAAGTGAACGAGAAAGGTTCCTCGAATCGTTCCAAGCGGATAATGTAGAACGATTAGTAGGCTTTGCTGTTTTAGGTGGGATTTTTTCTGAAGGAGTAGATTTAGTAGGAGAACGGCTTCAAGGCGTGATCATCGTGGGCGTTGGCCTGCCACAAATCGGTGTAGAACGGGACATTATTAAAGATTATTTCCAGTTCATCGGGAAAAATGGATTTGACTACGCCTACGTATACCCTGGTATGAACAAAGTACTTCAAGCCGGTGGAAGGCTCATTCGTTCCGATTCTGATACTGGAACTATCCTTTTAATAGATGATCGGTTTTTGCAGCGAAAATATCAATCATTACTCCCTTTGGAGTGGCAGCATTATACAGTGCGACGGACGTGA
- a CDS encoding ketopantoate reductase family protein: protein MRILVLGAGGIGGYFGGRLVEKGEVVTFLVRSKRKQLLEEKGLVIHSVNGDFTFAPKLITKTDQTAPFDIVLFSTKAYHLEEAINDVKPFVGENTVIIPLLNGVAHLSPLQEAFGENVIGGLSFIETTLNEAGEVVHTSKFDRLVFGELEHIETDRIQQIADTFSGTKAKFVMSNQIKKDMWHKYLMITTMSGVTTLMRAPMGPIRDSEGGKGFIRSLLLEVTEIMRACKAPIDDNIVEEQMKSIDGLSYQFKTSMQRDMEKGLFIEGDHLQGHLMKLAKQYDIEAPILKTVYQNLKVYEEMM from the coding sequence ATGCGTATTTTAGTTTTAGGGGCTGGAGGGATCGGCGGTTATTTCGGAGGTCGTTTAGTAGAAAAAGGAGAAGTCGTCACTTTTCTTGTTCGTTCAAAACGAAAACAACTGCTAGAGGAAAAAGGTTTAGTTATTCATAGTGTAAACGGTGACTTTACTTTTGCGCCAAAATTAATAACAAAGACTGATCAAACCGCGCCATTTGATATCGTATTATTTTCAACAAAAGCCTATCACTTAGAAGAAGCAATCAACGATGTGAAACCGTTTGTTGGCGAGAATACAGTGATTATTCCTTTATTAAACGGTGTAGCCCACCTATCTCCATTACAAGAAGCATTTGGTGAAAACGTGATAGGAGGCTTAAGCTTTATAGAAACGACATTAAATGAAGCAGGCGAAGTTGTACATACGAGTAAGTTTGACCGTCTTGTATTTGGCGAACTTGAACATATAGAAACAGATCGAATCCAACAAATTGCGGATACATTTAGTGGTACAAAAGCAAAATTTGTTATGAGTAACCAAATTAAAAAAGACATGTGGCATAAATATTTAATGATTACTACTATGTCAGGTGTGACGACACTTATGCGTGCACCAATGGGACCAATTCGAGATAGTGAAGGTGGCAAAGGCTTTATAAGAAGTTTATTACTAGAAGTAACAGAGATTATGAGAGCATGTAAAGCACCAATTGATGATAATATTGTCGAAGAGCAAATGAAATCAATAGACGGACTTTCTTATCAATTTAAAACTTCGATGCAGCGCGATATGGAAAAAGGTTTATTCATTGAAGGAGACCATTTACAAGGGCATTTAATGAAACTAGCAAAACAATACGACATCGAAGCACCGATTCTAAAAACGGTCTATCAAAATTTAAAAGTGTACGAAGAGATGATGTAG
- a CDS encoding helix-turn-helix domain-containing protein, which produces MESGTRRDIEYFSKLIHETVHIPVFYMNKDFEMITGFPAIFTGNPLYPSNDEIYRQLDIYSDPWHIPVLRTTNFLENFISIKVGNNDEFEGAWILGPSVYSPIAFETINGLLNDFQVRVTADIIKEYYDSLPVINKLTLLHAGLLATNLLYSKRLSVTDVIQKDSSLANNIIIGENPDLHVSKNRQEISFHASYEWEQKLMQCVKEGRKEELIKRLVVPDTEGKPGILSKKSHLRSEKNLAISAITLATRYAIDGGLHPELAYTMSDLYIQGLEEMKDALELQTYLREALCDFTDRVNKAKHHKYSTPIIECQSYIFKHLYEEITLGQLAKVVNMHQNYLSALFKKEVGMTITEYIIKLKVEEAKKLLTHSEYEISEIYTWLNFHDQSHFTKVFKKYTGTTPKKFKFSKGLT; this is translated from the coding sequence ATGGAAAGTGGAACGAGACGGGATATCGAATACTTTAGTAAGCTTATACATGAAACAGTGCATATACCTGTTTTTTATATGAATAAGGACTTTGAGATGATTACAGGATTTCCGGCAATTTTTACTGGTAATCCGTTATATCCATCAAACGATGAAATATATCGACAATTAGATATTTACAGTGACCCATGGCATATCCCGGTTTTAAGAACCACAAACTTTCTCGAGAATTTTATCTCTATTAAAGTTGGTAATAATGATGAATTTGAAGGTGCTTGGATTTTAGGTCCTTCTGTTTACTCTCCTATTGCATTTGAAACCATTAATGGGTTGCTGAATGATTTTCAGGTTAGAGTAACAGCAGATATCATAAAGGAATACTACGATTCTTTACCAGTGATTAACAAGCTCACTCTACTCCATGCGGGTCTTCTAGCTACTAATCTCCTTTATTCGAAGCGACTTTCCGTTACTGACGTTATTCAAAAGGATTCTAGTTTGGCAAATAATATTATCATTGGAGAAAACCCTGATTTACACGTGTCAAAAAACAGACAAGAAATCTCCTTTCATGCCTCCTATGAATGGGAACAAAAACTGATGCAATGTGTGAAAGAGGGGCGAAAAGAAGAGCTCATTAAAAGATTGGTTGTTCCTGATACAGAAGGGAAACCAGGTATACTTTCAAAGAAGAGCCATCTGAGGAGCGAAAAGAACTTAGCTATATCCGCCATTACATTAGCGACGCGTTACGCCATTGACGGAGGTCTTCACCCTGAGTTGGCTTACACGATGAGTGATTTATATATACAAGGGTTAGAAGAAATGAAGGATGCGTTAGAGTTGCAAACATATTTAAGAGAAGCCCTATGTGACTTTACAGATCGCGTAAACAAGGCAAAGCATCATAAGTACAGTACGCCTATTATCGAATGTCAGTCTTATATTTTTAAACACCTTTATGAAGAAATTACGTTAGGACAGCTGGCGAAAGTTGTGAATATGCACCAAAACTATTTATCAGCCTTGTTTAAAAAAGAGGTAGGTATGACTATTACTGAATATATTATTAAATTAAAAGTGGAAGAGGCGAAAAAGCTTCTAACACATTCTGAATATGAAATATCGGAAATCTACACTTGGCTTAATTTTCACGATCAAAGTCATTTTACGAAAGTATTTAAAAAGTACACTGGAACTACACCTAAAAAGTTTAAATTTAGTAAGGGGCTGACGTGA
- a CDS encoding DUF3977 family protein: MKYIEFGVGNRWLVRTETEREDGSEHEERGIVRPIILQSIYLKIWIGKTVFIIDSTEGFKRQRKRKASLKVIVGLVSK, encoded by the coding sequence TTGAAATACATAGAGTTTGGTGTCGGAAATAGATGGCTAGTAAGGACCGAAACGGAACGAGAAGATGGTTCAGAACATGAAGAGAGAGGGATTGTTCGACCTATTATTTTACAATCTATTTATCTCAAAATTTGGATTGGGAAGACGGTTTTCATTATCGATTCTACGGAAGGTTTTAAACGACAAAGAAAAAGGAAAGCTTCTTTGAAAGTGATTGTAGGTTTAGTAAGTAAATAA
- a CDS encoding MFS transporter translates to MGAIRKEEVVDTPVEAKIGFVEKMGYGFGDLASNLVFAAVSTFLVFYYTDVAGASAAAVGTIILLSRLLDGFTDIGMGAIVDKTNSKHGKARPWLLWLAIPFTISAIMMFTVPDLGSVGMLIYIAITYNVVHIIYTGINIPYGVLNARMTQDSYQRATLNIFRMFSALIATSIVIFFTIPLVEAFGGGKTGWTVTFTIFGILAGILFLITFLTTKERVTAVNAEQSNVPIKKGVKALFKNKYWALMVVFLLVSYTGMGLGGGLNVYYAQYILENTALVGPLGLAGLFPLMIGLLFVAPIIKKFGKRNVIIFGLIFGLIGTAIILVDPTNFTLVLVGSIVRGIGSVPMAASIFAMLADTIEYGEWKTGLRTEGLVYSAGSFGTKVGMGLGAAAMGWALSLGGYVGGAAEQTDSATSMIIFLFVWAPAIISVLQIIILNFYKLDKIYQQILADLQARKDS, encoded by the coding sequence ATGGGAGCAATTAGAAAGGAAGAGGTTGTAGATACACCTGTAGAAGCGAAAATTGGGTTTGTAGAGAAAATGGGTTATGGTTTTGGTGACTTAGCAAGTAATCTAGTATTTGCAGCAGTGTCAACTTTCCTAGTCTTCTACTATACGGATGTAGCTGGTGCCTCTGCAGCTGCGGTTGGTACAATTATTCTTCTATCAAGACTATTGGATGGGTTTACAGACATTGGAATGGGAGCGATTGTTGACAAAACAAATTCAAAGCATGGAAAAGCAAGACCATGGTTATTATGGCTAGCAATACCATTTACGATATCTGCCATTATGATGTTCACTGTTCCTGATTTAGGTTCAGTAGGTATGTTAATTTATATTGCGATTACTTATAACGTTGTTCATATCATTTACACAGGTATTAATATTCCTTACGGTGTATTAAATGCACGTATGACACAAGACAGCTATCAACGAGCTACCTTAAATATTTTTCGAATGTTTTCCGCACTTATAGCTACTTCTATTGTTATTTTCTTTACGATTCCTCTTGTAGAAGCTTTTGGGGGAGGAAAAACAGGTTGGACGGTAACCTTCACTATTTTCGGTATCCTTGCAGGTATTCTGTTCCTTATTACCTTTTTAACAACAAAGGAACGTGTAACAGCTGTAAATGCTGAACAATCTAACGTTCCAATAAAAAAAGGTGTTAAGGCTTTATTCAAGAATAAATATTGGGCGCTAATGGTAGTGTTTTTACTAGTTTCATACACTGGAATGGGGCTTGGTGGTGGACTTAATGTTTACTATGCACAATATATTCTTGAAAATACTGCGTTAGTTGGACCACTTGGTTTAGCCGGTTTATTCCCTTTAATGATTGGCTTACTATTTGTAGCTCCTATTATAAAGAAATTCGGTAAACGTAATGTTATTATATTTGGATTGATCTTTGGATTAATTGGAACCGCTATCATTCTCGTTGACCCAACAAACTTCACACTAGTATTAGTCGGCTCTATTGTCCGTGGGATTGGTTCTGTTCCAATGGCAGCTTCTATCTTTGCCATGCTAGCCGACACAATCGAATATGGAGAATGGAAAACGGGCCTAAGAACAGAAGGTTTAGTGTATAGCGCGGGAAGTTTTGGTACGAAAGTTGGGATGGGACTTGGTGCAGCGGCAATGGGATGGGCCTTATCACTCGGTGGTTATGTTGGAGGAGCTGCGGAGCAAACTGATTCTGCAACTTCCATGATTATCTTCTTATTCGTTTGGGCACCTGCAATTATTTCAGTACTACAAATTATCATTCTTAATTTCTATAAGCTAGATAAAATCTACCAACAAATCCTAGCAGACTTACAAGCACGAAAAGATTCATAA